Proteins encoded by one window of Lathyrus oleraceus cultivar Zhongwan6 chromosome 1, CAAS_Psat_ZW6_1.0, whole genome shotgun sequence:
- the LOC127075548 gene encoding peroxidase 15, with amino-acid sequence MLRVICTLTLTPIMKSLRLVATSLSCVVLVLVLGGLPFSIDAQLSPSFYNKTCPNVSSIVTQILTNVSKTDPRMLASLVRLHFHDCFVQGCDASVLLNNTATIVSEQEAFPNNNSLRGLDVVNQIKTAIEKACPNTVSCADILTLSAQASSVLAQGPSWTVPLGRRDGLTANRTLANQNLPAPFDALDKLKAAFKAQGLDTTDLVALSGAHTFGKAHCSFFVGRLYNFSNTGKPDPSLNTTYLTQLRTICPNGGPGTNLTNFDPTTPDKFDKNYYSNLQVKNGLLQSDQELFSTSGADTISIVNKFSANQSAFFESFKAAIIKMGNIGVLTGSQGEIRKQCNFVNSKSAELDIDTIESIDSSEEDGIVSSI; translated from the exons ATGCTTAGAGTTATTTGCACATTAACTCTCACACCAATAATGAAGTCCCTTCGTCTTGTAGCAACTTCTCTGTCTTGTGTTGTGCTTGTGCTTGTGCTTGGAGGATTACCATTCTCCATAGATGCACAACTTAGTCCATCTTTTTACAACAAAACATGTCCAAATGTTAGTTCTATTGTGACCCAAATTCTAACAAATGTTTCCAAGACTGATCCTCGAATGCTCGCCAGCCTCGTCAGGCTTCACTTTCATGACTGCTTTGTTCAA GGCTGTGATGCTTCTGTTTTGCTGAACAACACTGCTACAATCGTAAGCGAACAAGAAGCGTTTCCAAATAACAACTCTTTAAGAGGTTTAGAtgttgtaaatcagatcaaaaCAGCCATAGAAAAAGCTTGTCCCAACACTGTTTCTTGTGCTGATATTCTTACACTTTCTGCTCAAGCTTCTTCTGTTCTTGCACAAGGTCCCAGTTGGACAGTTCCTTTAGGAAGAAGAGATGGCTTAACTGCAAACCGAACGCTTGCGAATCAAAATCTTCCAGCTCCTTTCGACGCATTGGATAAACTCAAAGCTGCATTTAAAGCTCAAGGACTCGATACTACTGATCTAGTTGCTCTCTCTGGTGCTCATACATTTGGAAAAGCTCATTGCTCTTTCTTCGTTGGCCGATTATACAACTTCAGCAATACTGGAAAACCCGATCCATCTCTCAACACAACCTACTTGACACAATTGCGCACGATATGTCCCAATGGTGGACCTGGCACCAACCTTACCAATTTTGATCCAACGACTCCTGATAAATTCGACAAAAACTATTACTCGAATCTTCAGGTGAAAAATGGCTTACTCCAAAGTGATCAAGAACTGTTCTCAACATCTGGTGCAGATACCATTAGCATTGTCAACAAATTCAGCGCAAATCAAAGCGCTTTCTTTGAGAGCTTTAAGGCTGCAATAATCAAAATGGGCAATATTGGTGTGTTAACTGGCAGCCAAGGAGAGATTAGAAAGCAATGCAACTTTGTTAATTCAAAATCAGCAGAGCTAGATATAGACACTATCGAGTCTATTGATTCATCAGAGGAGGATGGTATTGTTAGCTCAATATAA